One stretch of Lemur catta isolate mLemCat1 chromosome 2, mLemCat1.pri, whole genome shotgun sequence DNA includes these proteins:
- the C2H16orf90 gene encoding uncharacterized protein C16orf90 homolog produces MEALVYAVSWAHGHPSHPDTPLNIYEGGLGAQQQQCPSAQGSRPKNFRLRHLRGLALYLPGHMQPAGQCESHWLGQLMAGGCLPQPEGIAWPLDLPQGTLGPVNSHCSALLEARLPRDSLGNTASSSSMDPAKGAPSQPGPPEGLGLRPKRSWGASEEATCPLCKRTRSGALERL; encoded by the exons ATGGAAGCCTTGGTCT ATGCAGTGAGCTGGGCCCACGGACACCCCAGCCACCCTGACACTCCACTCAACATCTATGAGggggggctgggggcccagcagcagcagtgcCCCAGTGCCCAGGGAAGCAGGCCCAAGAACTTCCGGCTGCGCCACCTCCGGGGCCTGGCTCTCTACCTGCCAGGCCACATGCAGCCTGCCGGCCAGTGTGAGAGCCACTGGCTGGGCCAGCTCATGGCAGGGGGCTGCCTGCCACAGCCTGAGGGCATAGCCTGGCCCCTGGACCTGCCACAGGGGACTCTGGGCCCAGTTAACAGCCACTGCTCAGCCCTTCTGGAAGCCCGACTGCCCAGGgacagcctgggaaacacag ctTCCAGCTCCAGCATGGACCCAGCCAAGGGTGCCCCCTCCCAGCCCGGTCCCCCCGAGGGCTTGGGGCTCAGGCCCAAGAGGTCCTGGGGGGCCTCGGAGGAGGCCACATGTCCCTTGTGCAAGAGAACCCGCTCTGGGGCCCTGGAGAGGCTGTAG